The following proteins are encoded in a genomic region of Amycolatopsis sulphurea:
- a CDS encoding NUDIX domain-containing protein, giving the protein MTDDPTDKFATPRIAAGALFVDGNRVLLVRKTYGNRWDIPGGYVDREESPAAACAREVREEIGLVRSARRLLVHDWAPNGSEGDKILYVFGCGELGADEGAIVLDGVELDHWEWVQVDKLADYLIPRLARRLNHAYQAHVTGATLYLEHGEPVLAEG; this is encoded by the coding sequence GTGACGGACGACCCAACGGACAAGTTCGCAACGCCCCGGATTGCTGCCGGGGCGTTGTTCGTAGACGGAAACCGCGTTCTGCTGGTCCGGAAGACGTACGGGAACCGCTGGGACATCCCCGGCGGCTACGTCGACCGAGAGGAGTCGCCGGCGGCAGCCTGCGCGCGCGAGGTGCGAGAGGAGATCGGCCTGGTCCGGTCGGCCCGGCGGCTGCTGGTGCACGACTGGGCGCCCAACGGCTCGGAGGGCGACAAGATCCTGTACGTCTTCGGGTGCGGTGAGCTCGGGGCTGACGAGGGCGCCATCGTCCTCGACGGCGTCGAACTCGACCACTGGGAGTGGGTCCAGGTCGACAAGCTGGCCGACTACCTGATCCCGCGCCTCGCCCGCCGGCTGAACCACGCGTACCAGGCCCACGTGACAGGCGCGACTCTCTACCTTGAGCACGGCGAGCCAGTGCTGGCGGAGGGGTAG